The DNA segment TCTTAATTCTCCTATCTTGtgaaaattttttttttcattattttttttttttaatgaatttattaGAAGCCTCAGAACACAATAATTGTGGAGGGTGCTGTATTTGCAatagaaatgtgttttaaacatctTAATAAATTGTTATTAACTAGAAAGACACAGACTTTGGTATGGTATTTATCCTGAACATAGGGGATTCATGAGGGGAGTGAGAGAAAAGATACACATGGTGAGACGTCAAATGCAGACATGCATATGTAGACAAAAGGCAagaacagacacatacacacagaaaatATATAGATAGAACACAAACTCCacaggtaaagagagagacagcacacaacacacacttgcacagagagagagagagagagagagagagagagagagaagaaagaaatcTTCACTAACCTGCTAGGTTCAAGTAGTTCCTCTAACAAGCTCCAGTCCATTTAACATGGTAACGTTACAGTTTTGCTGTTCAGAGTCAGTGTAGTGGTCAGTGGAGATTTGTTTCGCTCGATTCGCTTCACCATCTCTAATGTAGAATTCTATGTTGTTGTAACAGCCTGAACACGTGATTCTTCCTTCTGCCCAAATGCGACTTGCTGTTTTTTAATGCATGTGTTTAATGCAAGCGTTTGATGGACTACGCTTAAAGTGGCCAACAATCTTTTGACATTTTCCACTGTCGCGAAGTGGTTTTAGTTAACCAAAGCAGTAGTTTCCTTCTCACTTACAGGTTTCGTTATTTCTCCGCGACCACCACACTCATGGAATGTACAATGACGAGGCCCAGAAGAGAAGCGGTAGTGTGTTTTGCTTTCAGGTGACATGTCAAAGACGCATTACGTCTGTGATAATTCAGTTCGGTTTTGCAAATTGTGCAGATCAAAGATTCATCAGGCAAAATATTCTACCTGAAACTCCATCTTCATCTTTAGCGGTACACCTCATATAGGTCACAGGTTATCCTCCACAGGAAGTAAACACCAAGTTGCGTTaattgcgttttttttttttttttgagttttgagttttgacagcactcatttctatgaatattctgtattttttaatcCTAAATGGTGTGAAATGTCTGGCAATTTGCTTTGCTTTTACAATTGTCTCATATTCGGTGTATGGGTTTTCACAGCTTTAAACACTTCTAGGTTCTAGGAGGAGATTAAGTGCTGGCTTGTTGGCAGAAaagggttgtacaaagtattaacatcaggggtgcccaaaatTGTGGCACACGTGATTTCatataaaatagttatttccTTATATGGAATTTTACCCACTGAATAAATGCACTTGAATTAAGGTTGGATTTTTCGTTGtactaaaatattttattttatgaatttattagaagcctaagaacacatcttaacaaGGGGTGCCTCTGTATTTTTAGAATTCCAAATTGTGTCAAATGTCTGGCCATTTGCTTTGCTTTTACAATCGTCTCATATTCAGTGTATGGggtttttacagctttaaacactttGTCTTTAACAATCTTCTTTCCACAATCACTGGTCACTGCGAGAGAGATATATGATTGACGACAGCCTACAAATTGCCTAAACACCGATGTAAATCATCACGGTCACGCAGAAACATCTTATCTCCAAatttgcaactttacaggaaaatccttctgaactgaagtctatttaaaaatgaataaatcttTTCTATATGAAAACTTATTTACAGTAGGATCAGTTTCTCCCTGGTGACAGAGAAGTTTAGACAACAGCTTTGTGTGCTTTTGTTCCTCCTTCAGCTTCTGGACACTAACGTGGAGAGACCTGACCTCCTAATATATTCAGAGTGACCACATACACatattttatgtaaatcaaatcattttaaatagaatagttgtgtgtgtgtaacactgCTGACAGATAAAGACAATATATTACTAGTGAAAGGACATgctgagtgtgtgcgtgtgtgtatgactAGCTGTGTGGGGGGTAGAGGACAAGACAGGAAAATAAACCTTCACAGACTTTTTGCtccttatttttgtttgtttgtttgtttgtcgaCCTTGCCCCCATCACATGACCTCTAGAAagttgtgaataaaaaaaaacacgaaaACAAGTCTGGCTGAAAGTGaggagaaaataaaaaacatttcaaaGCAAGTCATTAAagagctatgtgtgtgtgttgccagaGCACTGTCAGTGTGACATCttcagtgtgtgcgtgtgaccGCCCCGGCTGGAGAAAGCTCTGGACCCCTACATGACGTGACAGATGCCAGAAACTCTCCTCTACAGCCGTCTGTTTTCTGCCCACCTTACACCTCACCTACAGCAGGAggcccaacacacacatacatagcaCTGACAGCTCATTCTGTACAGAATGGGAAATCCTTCCCATTTTCTACAGTGTGTTTGAGATAAACACATTCAGAATAGGTTTGCTGTGAAagtgtaattcaatttaaattagACAGCTGTCAGACATCTGGTTCTAATCACCATCATAGTGAACAAATCAGTTCCGACATCAGTTCCTCATACAAGAACACTAGTGGATTTCCATTctgctggtggtgtgtgtgattATTTAGACATGCGGTTATTGGCAGGCAGCAGCGGACTGGTACAAAAAATCGGTCCTGGTATTTTGGGTCAGACCAGCCCACCACATTCGATAATGCACACCTTTTCTGTCTCTTGAATATGTATACCAACTGTGCAACTCCTTAAAACCAATTCGTTAACAGGAATCAGTGAGAGTCGACACATTAAATACTTCCAAAAAGTGtcatttattaacatttattaactttctcTTAATAACACTTTACTATCCTTTTCTGGGGATGCGATCTCAACCTAGCTcatcaaaacatgaatagactGTGGGGTGAGGTTTTTTTACACACAGCACTTTAAAAAGTGTGATTTTGTTTCATTGTCTTAGCCACCTAAGCTACATAAAACTGCCAGGCCTAAAAAATAGCTTAGCCTAGGCCTACTAGTTAAACATTTATTAGCCTAATAACAAAATCAGAATGCTGACTCACTGTTTGTTGGTGAATGGTGGTTTTAAAAAGTGTTCTCACATTTAAGACTATTTAGTTCAGGATGGGAGACATGACAGTACTTACCAAGGCTTATTTTCTTATCCAGTCAGTGTACACAATGTCTAATAAATAGCCGCTAGTGGTGAGGACGTTATTAGCTTATTTTACCTGCGTTGACAATATATACTTACTTGGTATTAGAACATTAGCCAAAATGATTTTGTTGACGTTTTATCATTTTATCAGATTTACCAAGGGGTTAGtttgctatatatataaatgtgttggGACTGTCGGCCCAAATAGCACGTCGGCCCCCTGGAAAAATGCCCGGTATGCCAGATGGCCAGCCCGTCCCTGATGGTAGGGTATAAGctacttgttagccacattatcCTCATAGCTCCAGTATAAAACTACAGATACACGGAATACAATTTGATCCACTACATAAAGGGGTGAACTGGGAGGATTAACATTTTGAAACTGTATTTTAATGCCCTTTGTTTTGGTCCAGTCTGATGACTAATTGGCCAGCATTGGGCATTAACCCAGTGTTGCCAAcgcctcagtaaggaaagtagctattggctgtcctaaaagtcGCTAGAAGAACGATGCATCTCCTAAATTACATAATTGTCCATTTGCGTGtagaataaatgaataagtCATGTGtcgttaaatgttagcatatcttATGTAATCAAACGACTGTTATGTTGGGTGGAACTGCTGCTCTACGtttaaccctcctcctttatgtGGGCTTGGGACCGGCAAAGTGACCTTACAGGAGACACTATGGTTACTtattttctatctatctatttatctatctgctGATGACAGTAACTGAACAGTGTTCACCTCTTATTTGTCGCTAATTTGTCGCTAGATTTGTCACTTAAAAAGTCGCTAGAGGGGTCGGAAAAGTCGCTACATATAAATAATAGGTTGACAACACTGCATGTACGCACACACACGGCGGAAAGCTCAttaaactgatactgaaaaacagcagcaggaaaGGAAAGAAGCTCTACTTTGCTGTAATGTACACTGCACTTTACTGCGTGCgcatacacacatttactgtaacacacaccaacCAATTAGCACAAGGAATCTGAAAAAAAACTATTCTTAATAAAATGCCTGGTTCTCTTAATAAAGCAAGCAGCTGCAGTGTGTGATCAGAGTTTCTGAAGTGCTGAAACTAAagctggataaaaaaaatatttttattataatttgataaataaaataaaatttgatcTGAATCTTGGATTTATTGGGTTGAGTTTGCTGTGAAACACTCCATTCTAGAGAATGTTACTAAGTCAAAATTGCTTACAGTGGTAGTTAAGTGAAAGTTATTACAccaaatggttatgaatacactgcctgatgtcTGGAACACTGTTTACCATAGTTTTAAGAAGAATTTGGgtttaaacatatttttaaaaccaCATAACGTTAACATGGTGGAAGGATACATGCATGAGCACAAGCTTCTCTACAAAGGACCACAGTATACACCAAACCTTACTCTGAATGTGCTCACCTCAAACACTGAGTTAAGCAAACAACTGTAGAAAATGAATGGACTTCTCTTTTACAGCCATAATTGAAGTGTGGTGTTCAGGCAGATTTTTTGTGCAATTATATTTGTACAGAGGGGTAGGGCAACTGTCTGGTGGTGGGAAGGCCTCTACTTAGCCTGAATTGTGTGCGAGTGCATGTATTCGTGTTCATGTTTAGTCAAACTGGGTGCAGCCAAAGCCAATTACAGGCAGTGTGTTGTTGTGATTTTGATGCTGTTACACTAATTGGTGTGTGAAGGTGCAGTAATGTGAGCCAGGGCAGGTGTCCCACAAGACCAGCACacagtttttacacacactCTTGTTAATtgaagagacacacacagtggcagaatcTTCCATTAGTTTTTTGTATCAATTAATCTGTGTTTATGAaccaaaaacattgtaataaaaatatttacaccaacctctctttattccttacaattaaacacactttttctattactgtacctttaagacagaTATAAGTAAATGAGCCAAGATGTAACATTTATAACACGTATAACCAGAGAACTTGAATTACAGAGAAAGATGAATTATCActtgtcttccaggtttgtcACACACTAGAGGATGCTCCCAAACGAGTCCAAACTTCCTCAACACAAAACAGCAAGAAATGTTTCAGCATTGCAGACCTTTTTGTGTGTCAGACTCACtaaccagtcagcactcagtagcagaaATGCCCAAAACCtttttgctgtaaaaaaaacaaacccaaatatacatgtattttttcatTCTACTTCCCAGAATAAAGATCCTTTAGACACCATTTCTAGCCATACAATGGGGGAAATAGGAAGTGGCCAGGCTGTCCATATCATTCTGTTATAATTTCACAGCATAAATATAcaaggctaaactgctgtaggctaaatgaaTAACGCTAACCACTGTAGGTTGAATGAGTAAGGCAAAACTGCTGTGGGCCGAATGGgagggactaaactgctgtacgTGGAATAGGTAAGACCAAACTGTTGTAGACTAAATTGCTAACTCTAAGGTGggatgggtgggactaaactactgtaggcagGATGGGTGTAACTAAACTGCTGTTGGGGGGATGGGTAGATCTAAGCTACAATCTGCTAAATGGGCAGGACTGAATTGCTGTATGCtaaagatttttgtgtgatttgaaattatagttatagttattaCCATCAAAACTACACTattgaaaaagggttctttagtaaaggcaatggttcagTATAGAGCCGTGATAAATTGCTGTTTAAATTGCAGAAGCTTAAATAGGGTTTTACCtagttaaagggttcttcacactgtaGATAGCTGTACATAAAACAGGGTTCCACTATCATTATAATGCAGAAAATTCTTTATTGCTTAGTATGTAGGTGCACCTTATTAAACTCCAGTAACAACTGCTGTAATTTACAAGTAAAGCATGTTATGTACTGAAACTCCCCAGCTTGTTCTAGACTACTGCATGATTCTGGAATCATGTTCCTCTACAAACCATTTACAACTCAATACTGTTTAGAACATGTTTGTACAAGAGAGGTTTATTTACTGTAGGTCTTTTCAGAAGGCTGTGTGTGATGGAGCTACCTGCTGAGGTCACACCTGTACCAGACGGAGTAGGAAATTGATGCAGTAGGAAATTAATGTTTACGGTGAGTTCACATTAAACCAGCAGCAGCCACACAAACAGGTGCAAaagtgtgtgcagcagtgtgtgtgaggtccaaaaacacacacacacacacacacacaaaccttacCTTCTGAGATGTTTTCCTGGCAACATCACATGTGCTTACATACTTATGTCACATGCACAGCTTTTAAATGAGGAACCGGtgtcgtgacacatcctatcccctgacatgatcttacagaaggaccatttagaaCCTAATACAGTGAGCAAAGACCCAAAGTACTAGAAAATATTGAATGCTGTATTTCATTAGGGGTTAACATATTAGGAGTACAATGATTATTTTACCAAGTCACTTGGGGAGTATCAGCGCAAATCGTTTGAGGTTAGACAGCCTAGCGAATCCCCttcaactgtattagctatcatgctactagttagccagtcaatgtagccatcatgctactagttagccagtcaagctgatccccctttcaattgtattagctagcatgctactggttagccagtcgcgCTGCCCCCtatttacagtgtgttttatctagtggtagttgttttgtatcgctttattatttttattatcccAATTATTTactgatcttgcacaaggttcaCAAAAATAGTCATACAAAACTAAAAACATTGtcaagaaaagaaataaatacacagtaaatgcacagtaataaaaatatatataggaTGTAGATATCTTGCTAGTTAAATGGCAACACTTTATTGAGATAAAAacttctcagtaatgatcagtaaatatcttttaGGGGGGGCTCGGCTGGCTAATCAGTAGCATGGtagctaatacaatcgaagggggatcagctcaatTGGCTAACGAGTAGTGTGCtggctacatcggctggctaacatattgggtcctaaatggttCCACCgtaagatgacgtcagaggaGATAAgatgtgtccagggggataggatggGTCACGACCGGCCATAGTTACCACCAAGCAAAGCTGTTGTGTCATAAAATGAATTGACTCTTCATAAACCAGCTCTGCTGGAACCTTGCACTGGTTACCTAAGCAATCACAGCGTTGCTTATGGTACTGGTATTTGTACTATATGCacatgttttattgtttttgtttttgtttttcactgtAGACAGTATGTCTCTtcatttaaatggtttaaaatttaaatagaattattatGCTGAAAAGAATGACACCCTTATATAATTCATAATACATCACCTGCCTGAGTGCTCTCTTAATACTTCCTTGACTAAATGTCATCAGATTGATCTGCTCTGAAAGGGGACTGTACCACAATGAACAATTTAAAAGTACTCTTCCACACACTCTGTTCAAATGCACATTCTAACCAAAGACtttttgctttaaatgttgaaaattatttaattagatATTTATTTTCAAGGCAAAATGACATGTGCGAGTTACCCACTGCAAACACTGTTGATATATTTTAATCACAGTTTGCTGCTATTTTGCGGCTGCAACTCTACCACCACCTTGCCGATATTCCTTCCGCTGTACATGTACTCCACAGCTCTGTAGACGGACTCCAGACCCACAAAGCGTCCGCCCACGTCTTGCTCTCCAACGTCCACTTCACACACCAGCCTGCCAGCAGCCAGCTGCTCCTGCATGCTTCTCAGGGACTCGCTGTAGTCCGAAATGAAGTGGGGCAGGAAGAAACCGCGGATGCTGGCTGATCTTTGCAGGAGCTTGGCAGGGATAGTGGCGCCCTTCACTGGCTGCAGGCCAGAGGCGCTCTGGTAGCCAGAGATAAAGCCGATGACCAGCAGTCTGCCCCTAGTGGCCAGGTTGTTCACTGCAAGGTCGAAAATGCTGCCCCCTACTGACTCGTACACTACGTCCACACCTTGAGGGTACTCCTTGCACAGTGTTGCAACCAAGTCCTCCGTCTTGTAGTTGATTGGTCGGTCGCAGCCAATGGTCTTTAAGAATCCTGCCTTTTCATCAGAGGAACACGTCCCCACCACGTGGCAGCCGGCCATTTTAGCAAACTGAACGGCAAACTGGCCAGTTCCTCCGGCTGCTGCGGTCACCAGCACCGTTTCTCCCCGGGCCAGCTCCCCAAGCCTGCGTAGGGCAATGTGTGCTGTCGCTCCGCTAACCAGCAGAGCTAGCAGCTCAGGCCGAGCGGCAGGCACTGGTATTGCCTTTTTGGAGGAAATTACTGTGTACTCTGCAAATGCACCGTTGCTTAGATACGCCACAATGTCACCCACGGTGAAGCTGGAACTGGCACtcaaacccaaacccaccac comes from the Salminus brasiliensis chromosome 23, fSalBra1.hap2, whole genome shotgun sequence genome and includes:
- the LOC140546076 gene encoding prostaglandin reductase-3-like, coding for MSRFLLRLVAAHPAHTLAKPQRLHFLPSRSIIDLSYSTHFMDFKGSSIPTSMKKLVVTKLSQNFKEAVSLQTAPVPTPGDGELLVRNRYVGINASDINYSAGRYDPSVTPPFDIGFEGVGQVVGLGLSASSSFTVGDIVAYLSNGAFAEYTVISSKKAIPVPAARPELLALLVSGATAHIALRRLGELARGETVLVTAAAGGTGQFAVQFAKMAGCHVVGTCSSDEKAGFLKTIGCDRPINYKTEDLVATLCKEYPQGVDVVYESVGGSIFDLAVNNLATRGRLLVIGFISGYQSASGLQPVKGATIPAKLLQRSASIRGFFLPHFISDYSESLRSMQEQLAAGRLVCEVDVGEQDVGGRFVGLESVYRAVEYMYSGRNIGKVVVELQPQNSSKL